The Temnothorax longispinosus isolate EJ_2023e chromosome 7, Tlon_JGU_v1, whole genome shotgun sequence genome contains a region encoding:
- the LOC139815927 gene encoding cytochrome P450 6a2-like, giving the protein MTIVLVFLILGALIALYYYLTRNYKYWQRRGVPWMDGALPGFGHMLSVICLRTDAADFYNKIYKNNKGRSMVGIYELMSPSLIILEPELVKTVLQTNFLNFSANTVHVDPEVDPLLSYNPFCLTGDKWQNSRKHLTYAFSSMRLKILLESVKLVCATMEKYIDGKMSNVEKAEFELKSLFSRYTAQVVAAAGFGVDGYCFDDEKKDISFRKLGQAIFQPSTRNKIMFTFLFLIPSLNKIFKMSFIPKSVDHFFRTLVADVMGHRRKDGIPRNDFLHLMTELERAEGKKFDTEMLTGQALSFFIDGYETSSTVMSFIGFHLASYPEIQEKLREEVLSVLNKYDGEITYEGLREMTYMDQVFNESMRMVPVIVLIKKRCTEEFELKGSDGVICRVQPGTKIMIPVQALHTDPEYWENPEEYNPERFSSDRKHNIERFAYLPFGEGPRICVGMRMAQLQIKAGLARILKKYSIELSPRTQIPLKMIPGTILPTPKGGLWAYFRRL; this is encoded by the coding sequence ATGACTATCGTGCTGGTATTTTTGATTCTCGGAGCGCTTATAGCCCTTTACTATTATCTGACGCGAAATTATAAGTACTGGCAAAGACGTGGAGTTCCGTGGATGGATGGAGCCCTGCCGGGGTTCGGACACATGCTGTCGGTCATATGCTTGCGGACGGATGCCGCTGATTTTTATAACAAGATTTATAAGAACAATAAAGGTCGAAGTATGGTAGGGATTTACGAGTTGATGTCACCGTCGCTGATAATCCTCGAGCCGGAATTGGTGAAAACAGTGCTGCAGaccaatttcttaaatttctcCGCGAACACCGTTCATGTCGACCCCGAAGTGGATCCGCTCTTATCATATAATCCATTTTGTCTTACCGGCGACAAGTGGCAAAACAGCAGAAAGCATTTGACCTATGCATTTTCTAGTATGCGATTAAAAATCCTGCTGGAAAGTGTCAAACTGGTGTGCGCGACGATGGAGAAATATATAGATGGAAAGATGAGTAACGTCGAGAAAGCGGAGTTTGAGCTGAAGTCCTTGTTCTCCAGATACACCGCCCAAGTAGTAGCCGCCGCTGGTTTCGGCGTGGATGGATACTGTTTCGATGACGAGAAAAAGGATATATCTTTCCGAAAACTCGGACAAGCCATTTTTCAGCCGTCCACGCGAAACAAAATCATGTTCACTTTCCTATTCCTCATCCCATCgttgaacaaaatttttaaaatgagtTTTATTCCGAAGAGCGTAGACCATTTCTTCAGGACATTGGTTGCGGATGTCATGGGTCATAGGAGAAAAGATGGTATACCTAGGAACGATTTTCTTCATTTGATGACCGAACTGGAGAGAGCGGAGGGCAAAAAATTCGACACTGAAATGCTCACGGGACAAGCGCTGTCGTTCTTTATCGATGGCTATGAGACCTCTAGCACTGTTATGAGTTTTATTGGCTTCCATTTGGCCAGTTATCCGGAAATACAAGAGAAATTACGCGAAGAGGTATTGTCCGTGCTTAACAAATACGACGGTGAAATCACGTATGAAGGTTTGAGGGAGATGACATACATGGACCAAGTCTTCAACGAATCGATGAGAATGGTACCCGTAATAGTACTCATAAAGAAACGATGCACGGAAGAATTTGAATTGAAAGGCTCGGATGGAGTTATTTGTCGCGTGCAACCCGGAACGAAGATCATGATACCGGTACAAGCTTTGCATACTGATCCTGAATACTGGGAAAATCCCGAAGAGTACAATCCTGAAAGATTCAGCTCGGACAGGAAACACAACATAGAGAGATTCGCTTATCTTCCCTTCGGCGAAGGTCCGCGAATTTGCGTGGGGATGAGAATGGCCCAGCTACAGATAAAAGCAGGTCTGGCTAGAATTCTGAAAAAGTACAGCATTGAACTATCCCCGAGGACGCAAATACCTTTAAAGATGATTCCTGGAACCATTCTACCAA